From Solanum lycopersicum chromosome 4, SLM_r2.1:
CTCCAACATGGCACAAACAATCTATTCACATTGttgatctttttatatatatatatatatatatatatatatatatatatatatatatatatatatatatatatataaaatataaattcatgattcaaatttgttttaaaaatttgaaatcacaAACTTGTAATTGAAATTCTACCTTTTAGTGGAATATGAGATTTGAAatcgattttttttaatataattgttTTGTTCAAATATTCTAAACAAACAatactaattttaaattaaaattaaactccAAATTACATTGTCAAATGCCTACtattaaaactatatttttcttctgcaTTGTATATTCAAATATAACTTTTTGGTGTTGGGGTTAGCTTTACAAAAGTGGAATACATTTTTACAAGCCATTTATCATGGATCACCATTTTAATTTCTGTGGGTAATGACATCTAAGCACATTagtgagaaaaaataaattaaacagcAGTCAGATTGCATTATATGCTTCTAGTAAATGTTAATTATTTGGACCACATTAATagagaaaaactgaaaattaggGTGGGTTTGTtaggaagaaaaatatttttctaaaatataagttgatatatatatatatatatatatatatatatatatatatatattcgataaattagtaaaaatattttctataggTTAAGCAAGTATTATGAGGTGAAATATAATGGAGAGTACGTAGGAGTGTGGGGAATATGGGGTCAATTTTTGCGTTGAGGGGatctaataaaaaaagaaattaaaaattctcATAAAAACTGTGTAATCTTTTTATCGAATAAGTTTTGATAAACACTTTAACACTATTTTAATTGAGTATGAAACCTAAATGATGTGTGAAAACTGAGAAGTGACTAaaataatttgtgattttttttgacTAAATCTACAGCGTTCAAAGTTAACATACTACATTCACTACAagaaaattgtgaattatatAGGGATTTTTCCagaaattagtatgaaaatttgcaggaaaataaatttctgcaaattttcatactaatcccTAGAAAAATTCCTATGTAATTCACAGTTTTCTTATAGTgatcaattaatttttgttacatatcattaattaatttatcaatttaacatGCCATTAGCGTAGTACGCATGTTTAATTGATACATTTTTTGAGCAATTTAAGTGCTCTAAACACAAGTGAAAGATTAGGTGTGAAAGCTAAGGAAACAGATAAGTTTAGAGGGCTGTTTATGATTTAAAAGTGTTTATTTTTCAACGTTCATTagttatttttctcattttaaaaggAATTTAATAGCTTTTGAATTTTagtgttattttttaaactttcattagttatttttctcattttaaaaggAACTTAATAGCTTTTAAATTTTAGTGttattttttcaactttcattagttatttttctcattttaaaaggAATTTAATAGCTTTTAAATTTTAGTGAGTTGTAATTTTATGGGTTAAATAACTTAATACCGCTCCTAATTTCAATAACAAACCCACTACCCTAGTTTAAAATTTCATCTAAATGCATTCCACATCATTAATACTTATCCTAAAAACCCTttcactcattttttttaaccaTTCAAGAGTCCAAGgagtttttttaaagaatttttcaCAAAGGCAATCTTTTATATGGTTCTCAAATTAAAGGATTTACTTTAGCTCCATCTAATATTGTTGGGACTTGGGTGGTTtactttcttttatattttatcactccattttattattattattattatatataactataatCCTAGCTAGCTAGCTAATTACACCACTTTCTTTCCACTAAAACCAAGGTGAAGTTAAGCTAGCACAATTTCCAACTATAAAATACCTCATAATTAAATGCTTCCCATCATCAAAACAAACCATCCAAAATAACCCCATCAAAAGTACAACCATATTTTTCTATGGAGAAATTTATTACTACTCAAGATAATTTTTCATCTATTAAGTgtgaaataaaaatcataagaTTAAGAAACATAAACCAAAGTTCATTAGGGAAAAACAACTTGTTTGTTAGATGTTATCTTCCAACAGGAAACAACAATCAAAGAGTAGTTAAGCTAAACACTCAAGAAATCTCATCAAAATCCAACTTGTTTTGGGATGAATCTTTCTCATTGGATTGCATGGGAACTCAAGACTCCATTAACATGATGAAGCAAGGAACAATCATTTTCGAGCTACGATCAAGAAGATACATTGGTGGCTCACAAGTCTTGGGGAGATTTGAAATTCCATGGAAAAGAGTATTTGAGTCAACAAGAATGGAGATTGAGGAGTGGGCAATATTCATGCCTACTTCAAAGAATATTAATGAAGATGTGAAACCACAAGAAGTAAAGATAGGAATGAAGGTTAAAGTAAATGAgacaattacaaaaattaataagttGAGAAGATCATGGGATGAGTCATGTACTTGCAAGGGTTATTGTGGatgtaatagtaatagtatttTTAGTGCTGATGATTGTGAAATATTTGCAATTGGAGCTGCTTTAGATGTCCTTTAGTTTGAGGGAAAAAAGAGGCAAAACACTAAGGTGTATCCCTAGATGAGATTAATATTTTTGAGTGACATATATTCTTGGATGGATTAGTTAGATTCTTGAATgttttgttgtttatatttcataattcaTGGTTTTGATAAAATACAAATGTTTGTAGAAATATTGTTTTCATGAGTTTCCTTAAAGTGAATCTTGACTTTACTTTGTCAATTTAAGCAACACATGATTGAGGGTCTGTTTGGtaggaaggaaaatattttcaaataaattaaagtatttcCCTAGAAAAGggtttcttgaaaaaaaaaagtttgtttcTTAGTTTTCTAGTATTTGACAAGTGAAGCTAAAAAgtctatttcaaaaatatttatacgtaatttaacaaaatattatacGAGTGGAAGGAGGTGGGACGATAAAGGGGTAATTAAGGGTGTTGTTAATTgatgttcaaaatattaaacaagaaaaatCAAAGTAATCTAGAAAGTAGAAAATATTCGACACAACAAAATTCACTACGACTCCTTAAGAAATTTTATCCCCCAATATATAAGTTTATGGAATACTTAgctttctcccaagataaagtGAATATACATGTTAAAGAAAAAGTGGTACCTCAAACCTCAATAACTTCAGCGAATTCAAAAGTCAGCAACTAATCACACGAAGACTCGATATTTGTATTCGTAAGAAATATACACATAAGAAGATAGCTATTTATAGCCAACGATCTGGATTGAAGAGGTGCAAACTAAGCTTTCAGAAAGGTTCATGTATGttgagaagaaatatatgttTGAAAGAAACAAGTACTTTCTAAATATTTTCCgcgaattttaaattaattttgcaaattaattaataaatgaaattatgcaaattaatattaatatcataGAATGATGATCAATGAGAATGATAAATAGTTTTGTCTATGAAATGACTATGAAACTATGTAAACGAAAACCCTATTCTAATAACTAGgagtattatttattaaatgcaCAAAAAATTTCAAGGTTAAACTTACCCTTTGATACCACCCCTACTTCCATATTAACCCCTAAAGCCCTAAACCTTTCAAGAGTCCACAAAGGCAATCTTTTACATGATTCTCAAAAGATTTACTTTATCTCCATCAAATATTCTTatcttatattttgttatacataatataattaagtcACATATTAAGTAGTAATGTCATATTCTAACAACATTTTGGAGATTCAATCAACCCACTAAGCTCCTAATTGACACATCAACATGCATTCAACCTCATTAATTAATACTTATCCAAAGAGTTGTttcatgcatttttttttaatcctttCAAGATAGTGAAGagcttttttgtaaattttttacaAAGGCAATCTCATCAAATCTTTCATAGATTAGCACTAATTCTCATTGGGTGGGTGGTTTTCTTTTTAacttgtattttataaaaaaaacataatcctAGTTTTAGCTAGCTACTTGCACCTTAATTTCTTCATAAAGTAATTCCACTTTCCTAAAACTTTCCTTCCACTGtccaaatttattaaataagcaTTTTTCAAACTATAAATACCCCCCACTAATTATTAAATGTCTCCCATCAccaaaacaaattaaactaaaccATCTTTCAAGTAAACAAAACAACCCCATCAAACAAAGattctaattttattaattttttcatggagAATACTCATGATTTTTCATCTATAAGTTGTGAAATACAAATCATAAGAGCAAGAAACATAGAACAAATAAGTTCATTAGGAAAAAGCAACTTGTTTGTTAGATGTTATCTTCCAACAGGAAACAACAACCAAAGAGTTAAGCTAAACACTCGAGagatctcatcaaaatcaaacttGTTTTGGGATGAATCTTTCTCATTGGATTGCATGGGAACTCAAGACTCCATTAACATGATGAAGCAAGGAACAATCATATTCGAGCTACGATCAAGAAGATATGTTCCTCTTCTTAGGAAGAATATTGGTGGCTCACAACTCTTGGGAAAAGTTGAAATTCCATGGAGAAGAGTATTTGAGTCAACAAGAATGGAGATAGAGGAGTGGGCAATATTCATGACTACTTCAAAGAATATTAATGAAGATGTGAAACCTCCAGCAGTGAAGATAGGAATGAAGGTTAAAGTAAATGAgacaattaataaaattaataagttGAGAAGATCATCATGGGATGAGTCATGTAATTGCAAGGGTTACTGTGAGTGCAATAGTAGTATTTTTAGTCTTGATGATTATGATATATTTGCACTTGGAGTTGCTTTAGATTCCCTTTAATTCAAGGCCAAAAATGGACAAAGCACTAAGCTATGTCCTCTCTAGGATTAGATTAAttcttgattaatgaattaATTACGATTCTTGTATGTAGTTTTGAGAAATTAAATTTCATGGTTTTGATAGAATACAAAGATCTTTATATTTTCAGACAATTTGTATTCATGATTGTACTTCATTTCCCTTAGTGTGAATCTTTGActtctctttttcaatttcagCAACAAACCCAAGAAAAAG
This genomic window contains:
- the LOC112941377 gene encoding uncharacterized protein, with amino-acid sequence MENTHDFSSISCEIQIIRARNIEQISSLGKSNLFVRCYLPTGNNNQRVKLNTREISSKSNLFWDESFSLDCMGTQDSINMMKQGTIIFELRSRRYVPLLRKNIGGSQLLGKVEIPWRRVFESTRMEIEEWAIFMTTSKNINEDVKPPAVKIGMKVKVNETINKINKLRRSSWDESCNCKGYCECNSSIFSLDDYDIFALGVALDSL